One Rosa chinensis cultivar Old Blush chromosome 3, RchiOBHm-V2, whole genome shotgun sequence DNA window includes the following coding sequences:
- the LOC112191750 gene encoding serine/arginine-rich splicing factor SC35 isoform X1, whose amino-acid sequence MSHFGRSGPPDITDTYSLLVLNITFRTSADDLFPLFDKYGKVVDIFIPRDRRTGESRGFAFVRYKYADEAQKAVERLDGRVVDGREITVQFAKYGPNAERIHKGRITETLPKSRHRSRSRSPRRRYRDDYRDRDYRRRSRSRSWDRYERDRYRHRRSRSPSASPDYYRSRGRGRYDDDDDDDYDRRRQSPIRSRSFDSASPARRSLTPQRSLSPLSRSRSVSPYGHGRDGRSPNSRSVSPRGHPADSRSPSPRHSDDG is encoded by the exons atgtcTCACTTCGGAAGGTCTGGCCCTCCGGACATCACCGATACTTACTCTCTCCTCGTCCTCAACATCACCTTCC GGACGAGTGCGGATGATCTGTTTCCGCTTTTCGATAAGTACGGCAAGGTCGTCGACATCTTCATCCCCAGAGACCGAAG GACTGGCGAGTCCAGGGGATTTGCTTTTGTGCGATACAAATATGCAGATGAGGCACAGAAAGCAGTTGAGAGGCTCGATG GAAGAGTTGTTGATGGTCGCGAAATAACTGTTCAGTTTGCAAAATATGGGCCTAATGCAGAGAGGAT TCATAAAGGAAGGATTACTGAAACTCTACCAAAATCGAGGCATAGGTCAAGAAGTCGCAGTCCTCGGAGAAG GTACCGTGATGACTATAGAGATCGGGACTACAGGAGGAGAAGTCGCAGTAGGAGTTGGGATAGGTATGAGCGTGACAGATACCGCCATAGACGAAGCAGGAGCCCTAGTGCCAGTCCTGATTACTACAGGAGCAGGGGAAGAGGACgctatgatgatgatgatgatgatgattatgaTAGGCGGAGGCAGAGTCCGATTCGAAGCCGTTCTTTTGATAG TGCATCCCCTGCTCGGCGTAGCCTTACACCTCAAAGGAGCCTTTCTCCGTTAAGCAGAAGCCGCAGTGTCAGCCCTTATGGACATGGTCGTGATGGACGATCGCCTAATTCTCGAAGTGTTTCACCACGAGGTCATCCTGCTGATTCTCGAAGTCCATCACCTCGCCATTCAGATGAT GGTTGA
- the LOC112191750 gene encoding serine/arginine-rich splicing factor SC35 isoform X2 has product MSHFGRSGPPDITDTYSLLVLNITFRTSADDLFPLFDKYGKVVDIFIPRDRRTGESRGFAFVRYKYADEAQKAVERLDGRVVDGREITVQFAKYGPNAERIHKGRITETLPKSRHRSRSRSPRRRYRDDYRDRDYRRRSRSRSWDRYERDRYRHRRSRSPSASPDYYRSRGRGRYDDDDDDDYDRRRQSPIRSRSFDSLTPQRSLSPLSRSRSVSPYGHGRDGRSPNSRSVSPRGHPADSRSPSPRHSDDG; this is encoded by the exons atgtcTCACTTCGGAAGGTCTGGCCCTCCGGACATCACCGATACTTACTCTCTCCTCGTCCTCAACATCACCTTCC GGACGAGTGCGGATGATCTGTTTCCGCTTTTCGATAAGTACGGCAAGGTCGTCGACATCTTCATCCCCAGAGACCGAAG GACTGGCGAGTCCAGGGGATTTGCTTTTGTGCGATACAAATATGCAGATGAGGCACAGAAAGCAGTTGAGAGGCTCGATG GAAGAGTTGTTGATGGTCGCGAAATAACTGTTCAGTTTGCAAAATATGGGCCTAATGCAGAGAGGAT TCATAAAGGAAGGATTACTGAAACTCTACCAAAATCGAGGCATAGGTCAAGAAGTCGCAGTCCTCGGAGAAG GTACCGTGATGACTATAGAGATCGGGACTACAGGAGGAGAAGTCGCAGTAGGAGTTGGGATAGGTATGAGCGTGACAGATACCGCCATAGACGAAGCAGGAGCCCTAGTGCCAGTCCTGATTACTACAGGAGCAGGGGAAGAGGACgctatgatgatgatgatgatgatgattatgaTAGGCGGAGGCAGAGTCCGATTCGAAGCCGTTCTTTTGATAG CCTTACACCTCAAAGGAGCCTTTCTCCGTTAAGCAGAAGCCGCAGTGTCAGCCCTTATGGACATGGTCGTGATGGACGATCGCCTAATTCTCGAAGTGTTTCACCACGAGGTCATCCTGCTGATTCTCGAAGTCCATCACCTCGCCATTCAGATGAT GGTTGA
- the LOC112191832 gene encoding V-type proton ATPase subunit H-like has protein sequence MLDVMDGDEQQRLPDLLVEAMLINNDELSKLSPHLQVDSLWLASFDSLVHTHTHTHTHRASAKPCPTLVSSSSPAARVFSSTSTPITATLFPGDAISPEIIDCWKSNWFTQEMSYMILALIVSTRPKLEGTVADGEASNSESRLIWWFRDRLKKASGVF, from the exons ATGTTGGATGTTATGGACGGGGATGAACAACAACGACTTCCTGACCTACTTGTAGAAGCCATG CTAATCAATAATGATGAATTGTCAAAGTTATCACCGCACTTGCAGGTTGATTCACTTTGGTTGGCTTCCTTTGATTCActtgtacacacacacacacacacacacacacacagagcttCTGCGAAGCCTTGCCCTACCTTAGTCTCATCCTCGTCGCCGGCAGCTAGGGTTTTCTCATCTACTTCCACTCCGATCACTGCCACCCTCTTCCCTGGCGATGCTATCAGCCCTGAGATCATCGA CTGTTGGAAGAGTAATTGGTTCACACAAGAGATGAGCTATATGATACTTGCTTTAATAGTGAG TACCAGGCCAAAACTCGAAGGAACTGTTGCAGATGGAGAAGCCTCAAATTCAGAGAGTAGATTGATTTGGTGGTTTCGTGATAGATTGAAGAAGGCCTCGGGAGTTTTCTAG